In Plasmodium falciparum 3D7 genome assembly, chromosome: 13, the following are encoded in one genomic region:
- a CDS encoding translational activator GCN1, putative, with translation MEDQFNHMNEFFQFLYSDKKKVKNDDIENIKNYMQDVILNEKEKEEEFYECVNMLFFTNNRRYIKSHISMCLYYLSMLVYNINKEDGNDDMIKTKIYTYILKRIGDGKSLSYYDRCILCKRFFIFCSNNNNIIEELKGNKDFYLLFSNCLTFLNSLFYTDEKIIKLNKKFKRMKKDIINKLVHNILRQNICHLDVDKSNKKLVIFNNNNNNNNNEIVSYNTNNTSNECNENLKYFVSIFINETYRSYLIIECISLFLYTYGHLLNDEKYKMICIENFENLFFQNLLNTNKNIPIKFIKCFKYIFEHTRNENIFDLILKQYNRYDEIALINSLSFYYYNKDLFNKIHFYKLLDIVINIKKKEKEKNIDDSVNNMIYFICLYKLHLHNEHTGALKYLFEENKKMNIIKFNEKIIFLKTIKFLLSNEKIEDIKIIILSYKDMIINFLKNDLNENIKLEALNMIQELCYILRNDKDIYNTFSNIICDILDKYGKNNDKFLYYILLFYIHNVNIIEVNEKFLTLIKNVFNLCVTKQILKHLYGMNMLLFLLLKDRNSNDKNLKNIDTYMNDVMDKSVYNNSGEGGEVFYMYSMKEIRKIPLNKFFYYVYSFVLLSFFKSKEITKILSDYINNLNQNILSFLCFDKMVDRNLHDELLLNEGSKNMINKKMSVPTNTSKNTNTKEKSKQTNNNNNNNNNNNVNNTNNIFSDKNHPMNKLNNIVFILLLSLLHYMEEKNKKFELKKKKRKTLGTHFISLKMNDVLIKQTEDDQNNINNIYQFNYNKEYEYYVEKFEELLHNLLLEKNIYQLLLYTFYKYLYINWIEETYNYKNPYVLKRFLLYLYEYLLKISMTDYEKQNCYTLILLCFCHPLLFYKNINNYKSQKKFKNKLLRRLIVPNIHLDNVIQFLLNGINYYSNDLHKSLCYNLIDMLYLWNHASGENYNNDDDDNYLDKKEIIYSFDERKKKFQEMINKFIDMLDDKGVQSIKDDDIEICKVPWDVLYVDRNIYQPTVIVESKNIKRDKYLVSTYGEETADLIMEEELNKKKQANTNKSVNINTNKSLGVNKNVGNNNNLLNKSLKDNKSNKNRALTKDELQIEEIKNQNEIRKNVFEIIEKNKYILNCLQKLSSIDDIYDTKYMNLFIKKIMILLKNDLTTRCTQAYVNIIIDNLISTNMLKCKKNITRCLYKISKYNKADESALLIFSSFNMNERISYMLTLFLFPIIFHSINMINDKQIILNILKTLDILLTTKTEINDVDALKCLQISYSKFDDLDVELESFLNNFNSYLLNNKNIITLLEFCITENKVRRMIILKSLYNYVTHNLDIDDTHTNYGNSVSIKGLDVFRNDERICMYLHIYKNDNESDTQNYCNVMISKLGWENTPIEQYKLIDMLQKECLDLQNMICETLVESTDRNKIKDLFLQLTSKYITFKEYGKIGVLKTIENLAKQYYIICIDDVEFILNFLLGLCLEDKNDISKIKEYVIMCGTCLINSYNEYLVKYKNKNKHNKEHVISTKKNNKKKNMNEHYFDSDDDSCYEDSYESDGICNNGQKNKNKNKKKVEQKQINKELEESFKRIYNVLNKYQDNKKSKNKNVLDLIIVIFYGCLGTNLKKESLELLNKLIEQMLHKDTDNFTQIEISSIIPKFIENLKNGNDTCSDEMNGDETINGNETINGNIKKNNTSQIMIKQLNKLKGNKNNIEKTNGNINMMSLTNSNKKMNEKGTSKGGLTNRNNNKNKQNIDNCLIYLDEYDVDIFLEKIFNLIFSTNKELRIRKGCCLLLGSVIKAHGMDFFRRYNILEKINDNIHSEDINKRQSFYLSYGCLFKVLKYRFEPYIMKNFNLLLECYNDSVNNIKVLGINVIEDILNDIGPYGMKKMLPMIILNLKTSSIKSKNIISYLDTLYLIICKYDILKFVDNMTLVNLVNLLCDLVSETNIKVKEICIKIFNKLEKYITNEELKNISRQILLCIYSPNDNHLNDFLDIFLSIHFKYKIDNIGLCLLFPIFKKGINNIRLEIKKKSLQIFYFLIYLVHDHSLFIIYFNSLFSILILLLNDAIPEIRYLTARSIGNISQFLDMNQKLFYIQHIFHILISTSSSVEKSGVALCLSSILSKSPEQVADNFISKIIHMIDVKKYMQMKLKRGNVCVGKDKVDVNRKKEVGVKKSKLKRMKYNKGYTRNGGVDKEEYYNDDDNEKEDYDDDDDDIEKEDYDDNEDGVEREDYYDDNDSVEKEDYYYDDGDDYEEDEDEDEEEDDHENNYNDDTFEIEDQDDYDFEGDDDEYDNEYNPRGNRKCRNREYRSNGVNDDSDDQGVEYDEEEEEEDENYNEEEDDDEEEDLFEMYSDEESDSDYYEIINNKDNDKRLYYLNGHYLMDKNEKNEYIIKVDENLCNWKLIYDKNMISSASSKEGLIGFFIYMPECEERYTEKFLKRILQKLILCLNDTNENVRDITLRACKILISIYSKNNTSLILKYIENKIYNNYWRIRKDCVILLNVLIEKNLQINKEERDFELLNTLHERFYFMLSIICIMKNDKNINVRQTAYTIYKNFVNKKLLQDMCSILLKKITQNLSSKNNFKQLISALSLGDLVYKTDARQLESILEHMVNEFKTTKFISIKKGISLGFYEIFSKNKYDNLIINHIHNIIHMIKELACHQNTSDKIKLLSSLLKNIDSSVLKNIINEIFDNVLETPTTSMKFFTSKHHIHFKSIKIFLHVHTELVLDFIIHHVFKPPYDACKLKLLSYISYAKTPVSKSIFPKIIKIFINLILHNLNRLKETHEIDIKNYAFILSSFKEENKEQCKDGHVKESIKQNIKQNTNDCTYSNDNINDYKINNSLIFNENEKCQNNKSTTKNSLYNNIEHSNVTQNRSEPFHEIDMDMKDITKCLKDFLRNINERNIDVFIEALLSELKLYSSKSDLSYNSLCRTYESLKLEDDKKKAQESADILKRYFIIHDKNNLNELSYLEYKEENGKIREIILSIFKYLLDIINNEDISVLVSNENLTPTQDNINNMDNINNMNKQKNIIKNINKKKNILCVYKKMYLLNIQRIEMYINALSNYTFVDINKNVLEISSIIYIYLIELIKKLEDNYSYAIIFHDIINKYCSDNNLNEITHDKYEIVGLNLCKPLFSSLMNMFTNVILLSNNTDVKIKAIDIIRKLFIYTNINISRPFMLKISGILIRILTNKFIEQAKFYIFSTFEVIIKKASDYVKPLIPQLQTCIIKSLNNENLKNQIIHILNIISEKKLSRVDLLINDLLNNINVQINLQISITILMILSNILNNGDINIKNILIKIINCVKPLFNHTNKDISFHSTKIYILLIFLHIPKKKEYLEPILSFKNILDTTSYYFLLHISEINNVYDILKKENFIDTFKEIYLHMIKEEVNSLQNICYQIFYNLTKYNYDNNDCLLFLYSIINLLKLPTFIMISIEIHRYYFKAVKNIFKKRNDIYKENVKNFMSIMDNILLALFNNIPAFKLLGESCTKCVLEMNDENQYKNKLEFLKENMESKKFNQLLEYINRVLIKKSNVISDSD, from the exons atggaGGACCAATTTAATCATATGAATGAATTTTTCCAGTTTTTATATTCAGATAAGAAGAAGGTAAAGAATGATGATATAGAGAATATTAAGAATTATATGCAAGatgttatattaaatgaGAAAGAAAAGGAGGAAGAATTTTATGAGTGTgttaatatgttattttttacaaataataggagatatataaaaagtcaTATAAGtatgtgtttatattatttgagtATGttagtatataatataaataaggaaGATGGAAATGATGATATGATAAAAACAAagatatacacatatatattaaaaagaataggAGATGGAAAGAGTTTAAGTTATTATGATAGatgtatattatgtaaacgtttttttatattttgttcaaataataataatattattgaagaattaaaaggaaataaagatttttatttattatttagtaATTGCTTAACCTTTTTAAATAGTTTATTTTATActgatgaaaaaataataaaattaaataaaaagttcaaaagaatgaaaaaggatataataaataagttggttcataatatattaagacAAAATATATGTCATTTGGATGTAGATAAATCTAATAAAAAACTagtaatatttaataataataataataataataataatgaaattgttagttataatacaaataatacatCTAACGAATGtaatgaaaatttaaaatattttgtgtCCATTTTTATCAACGAAACATATCGTTCCTATTTAATTATCGAATGTAtaagtttatttttatatacttatgGTCACTTGTTAAATGatgagaaatataaaatgatatgtATTGAAAATTTTGAGAacttattttttcaaaatttattaaatactaataaaaatattcccattaaatttataaaatgttttaaatatatttttgagcATACAAGAAATGAAAACATTTttgatttaatattaaaacaatataatagATATGATGAAATAGCTTTAATAAATTCTTtgtcattttattattacaacaaggatttatttaataaaatacatttttataaattattagatattgttataaatataaagaaaaaagaaaaagaaaagaatattGATGATAgtgttaataatatgatatattttatttgtttatacaAGCTTCATCTACATAATGAACATACAGGTGCATTAAAGTATTTatttgaagaaaataaaaaaatgaatataataaaatttaatgagaagataatatttttaaaaacaataaaatttttattatcaaatgaaaaaattgaagatattaaaattattatattatcttatAAGGATAtgataattaattttttaaaaaatgatttaaatgaaaatataaaattagaaGCTTTAAATATGATACAAgaattatgttatattttaagaaacgataaagatatatataatactttttcTAACATAATATGTGATATATTAGATAAATATGGAAagaataatgataaatttttatattatatattattattttatatacataatgttaatataatTGAAGTGAATGAGAAATTTTTgactttaataaaaaatgtttttaatttatgtGTAACCaaacaaatattaaaacatttatatggtatgaatatgttattatttttattattaaaagatagAAATTcgaatgataaaaatttaaagaaCATAGATACATATATGAATGATGTTATGGATAAaagtgtatataataattctggTGAAGGTGGGGAggttttttatatgtatagtaTGAAGGAGATAAGGAAAATACCCttgaataaatttttttattatgtatattcttTTGTGTTATTGTCATTTTTTAAGAGTAAGGAAATAACCAAAATATTGTcagattatataaataatttgaatCAGAACATTTTGTCCTTTTTATGTTTTGATAAAATGGTAGATAGGAATTTGCATGATGAGCTTTTATTAAATGAGGGttcaaaaaatatgataaataaaaaaatgagcGTACCAACGAATACATCGAAGAATACAAATACAAAAGAGAAAtcaaaacaaacaaacaataataataacaataataataataataatgtgaataatacgaataatatatttagtgATAAGAATCATCCTATGAATAAATTGAATAACATtgtatttattcttttattatccTTGTTACATTATATGgaagagaaaaataaaaaatttgaattaaaaaagaaaaagagaaaaactCTAGGCACGCATTTTATAAGTCTAAAAATGAATGATGTGTTAATAAAGCAAACAGAAGACGATcagaataatattaataatatataccaatttaattataataaagaatatgaatattatgtAGAAAAATTTGAAgaattattacataatttattattagaaaagaatatatatcaattattattatataccttttataaatatttatatattaattggaTAGAAGAAacgtataattataaaaatccttatgttttaaaaagatttcttttatacttatatgaatatttattaaaaatctCTATGACAGAttatgaaaaacaaaattgcTATACATTAATATTGTTATGTTTTTGTCATccccttttattttataaaaatataaataattataagagtcaaaagaaatttaaaaataagttATTACGTAGGTTGATAGTACCAAATATACATTTGGATAATGTAATACAGTTTTTATTAAAtggaataaattattattcaaaTGATTTACATAAATCATTATGTTATAATCTTATAGATATGTTGTATTTATGGAATCATGCAAGCGGAgagaattataataatgatgatgatgataactATTTGGATAagaaagaaattatatatagctTCGATgagaggaaaaaaaaattccaagaaatgataaataaatttatagatATGTTGGATGATAAAGGAGTGCAATCTATTAAAGATGATGATATCGAAATATGTAAAGTTCCTTGGGATGTATTATATGTAGATcgaaatatatatcaacCAACCGTTATTGTagaaagtaaaaatataaaaagagatAAATATTTAGTGTCCACATATGGTGAAGAGACAGCGGATTTAATTATGGAAGAAgagttaaataaaaaaaaacaggcaaatacaaataagagtgtaaatataaatacaaataaaagtTTAGGTGTGAATAAAAATGTTGggaataataacaatttattaaataaatcattaaaagataataaaagtaataagaACAGGGCATTAACAAAAGATGAATTACAAATTGAGGAAATTAAAaatcaaaatgaaataagaaaaaatgtttttgaaataattgagaaaaataaatatattttaaattgtttACAAAAGTTGAGTTCTATAGACGATATTTATGATactaaatatatgaatttatttataaaaaaaattatgatattattaaaaaatgatttaaCTACACGATGTACACAAgcatatgtaaatattataatagatAATTTAATAAGTACTAACATgttaaaatgtaaaaagaatattacaagatgtttatataaaataagtaaatataataaagctGATGAATCagcattattaatatttagttcttttaatatgaatgaaagaATATCTTATATGTTAACTTTATTTCTTTTCCCAATTATATTTCATAGtattaatatgataaatgataaacaaataattttgaatattttaaaaacattagatattttattaacaaCCAAAACAGAAATTAATGATGTTGATGCATTAAAGTGTTTACAAATTAGTTATTCAAAATTTGATGATTTAGATGTTGAGCTAGAATCATTTTTGAATAACtttaattcatatttattgaataataaaaatattataactttACTAGAATTTTGTATTACAGAAAATAAGGTTAGACGTATGATAATTTTAAagtcattatataattatgtgaCACATAACCTTGATATTGATGATACTCATACTAATTATGGAAATTCTGTGAGTATTAAAGGACTGGATGTTTTTAGAAATGATGAgcgtatatgtatgtatttacatatatataaaaatgataatgaatCCGATACACAAAATTATTGTAATGTTATGATATCTAAATTAGGATGGGAAAATACACCTAttgaacaatataaattGATTGACATGTTACAAAAAGAATGTTTAGATTTACAGAATATGATATGTGAAACATTGGTTGAATCAACCGAtcgaaataaaattaaagatcTCTTTTTACAATTAacttcaaaatatattacatttaaaGAATATGGTAAAATCGGTGTATTAAAAACCATAGAGAATTTGGCGAAAcagtattatattatatgtatagacGATGTAGagtttattttaaattttttgttaGGTTTATGTTTGgaagataaaaatgatataagcAAAATTAAGGAGTATGTTATTATGTGTGGTACATGCTTAATTAATTCgtataatgaatatttagtaaaatataagaataaaaataagcaTAATAAAGAACATGTGATAAgtaccaaaaaaaataataaaaagaagaatatgaATGAACATTATTTTGATAGTGATGATGATTCTTGTTATGAGGATAGTTATGAATCTGATGGAATATGTAATAATGgtcaaaagaataaaaataaaaataagaagaaagtagaacaaaaacaaattaataaagaattaGAAGAATCATTTAAacgtatatataatgtattaaataaatatcaagataataaaaaaagtaagaataaaaatgttcTTGATTTGataattgttatattttatggGTGTTTAGGTaccaatttaaaaaaagaatctctagaattattaaataaattaattgaaCAGATGTTGCATAAGGATACAGATAATTTTACACAAATAGAAATTAGTAGTATAATTCCAAAATTTatagaaaatttaaaaaatggaaatgaTACATGTAGTGATGAAATGAATGGTGATGAAACAATAAATGGTAATGAAACAATAAATGgtaatatcaaaaaaaataatacatcacaaataatgataaaacaattaaataaattaaaaggtaataaaaataatatagaaaagaCAAATGGAAATATCAACATGATGTCCTTAAcaaatagtaataaaaaaatgaatgaaaaaGGAACGAGTAAAGGGGGATTAACgaatagaaataataataagaataaacaaaatatagataattgTCTTATTTATTTAGATGAATATGATGTAGATATATTTCTAgagaaaatatttaatttgatATTTAGTACAAATAAAGAATTAAGAATAAGAAAAGGTTGTTGTTTATTATTAGGAAGTGTAATAAAAGCTCATGGTATGGATTTTTTTagaagatataatatattagaaaaaattaatgataatattcattcagaagatattaataaaagacAAAGTTTTTATTTGTCCTATGGTTGCTTATTTAAAGTCCTAAAATATAGATTTGAAccttatattatgaaaaattttaatttattattagaatGTTATAATGATagtgtaaataatataaaagtttTAGGAATTAATGTTATtgaagatatattaaatgacaTTGGTCCGTATGGTATGAAGAAAATGTTACCaatgattatattaaatttgaaAACATCTAGTATAAAgagtaaaaatataatatcttatttagatacattatatttgattatatgtaaatatgatatattaaagtTTGTTGATAATATGACTTTAGTAAATTTAGTCAATTTATTATGTGATTTAGTATCAGAAACAAATATTAAGGTTAAAgaaatatgtattaaaatatttaataaattagaaaaatatataacaaatgaagaattaaaaaatattagtagacaaatattattatgtatatattcacCTAATGATAATCATTTAAATGATTttttagatatatttttatctatacattttaaatataaaattgataACATTggtttatgtttattattccctatatttaaaaaaggaataaataatattagattagaaataaaaaaaaaatctttacaaatattttatttcttaatatatttagtaCATGATCATtccttatttattatatattttaatagtCTGTTTTCTATtctgatattattattaaatgatgCCATACCAGAAATTAGATACCTGACGGCAAGGTCCATTGGGAATATTAGTCAATTTTTAGATATGAatcaaaaattattttatatccaACACATTTtccatatattaataagtaCTTCCTCTTCTGTTGAAAAGAGTGGAGTGGCTTTATGCTTGTCTTCTATATTATCCAAGTCTCCTGAACAAGTGGCtgataattttatatccAAAATAATACACATGATAGatgtaaagaaatatatgcaGATGAAATTGAAACGGGGAAATGTGTGTGTTGGTAAGGATAAAGTTGATGTTAATAGGAAGAAGGAGGTGGGTGTAAAGAAAAGTAAGTTGAAAAGGATGAAATATAACAAGGGGTATACAAGAAATGGTGGTGTTGACAAGGAAGAgtattataatgatgatgataatgagaAAGAagattatgatgatgatgatgatgatattgAGAAGGAagattatgatgataatgaagaTGGTGTTGAGAGAGaagattattatgatgataatgatagtGTGGAAAAGGaggattattattatgatgatggtGATGATTATGAGGAGGATGAGGATGAGGATGAGGAAGAGGATGAtcatgaaaataattataatgatgatacaTTTGAAATAGAAGATCAAGATGATTACGATTTTGAAGGGGATGATGATGAATATGATAATGAATATAACCCTCGGGGAAATAGAAAATGTCGAAATAGAGAATATAGATCAAATGGAGTAAATGATGATAGTGATGATCAAGGAGTAGAATATGATGAAGAGGAGGAAGAGGAAGATGAGAATTATAATGAAGAAgaggatgatgatgaagaagaagattTGTTTGAAATGTATTCTGATGAAGAAAGTGATAGTGATTATTATGagattataaataataaagataatgataaaagattatattatttgaatggTCATTATTTAATGGATAAGAATGAAaagaatgaatatattataaaggtTGATGAGAATTTATGTAATTggaaattaatatatgataagaaCATGATAAGTAGTGCAAGTAGTAAAGAAGGTTTAATtggattttttatttatatgccCGAATGTGAAGAAAGATATACAGAAaagtttttaaaaagaatacttcagaaattaatattatgtttaaATGATACCAATGAAAATGTAAGAGATATAACACTAAGAGcatgtaaaatattaataagtatttattcaaaaaataatacttctttaatattaaaatatattgagaataaaatttataataattattggAGAATTAGAAAAGATtgtgttattttattaaatgttttaatagaaaagaatttacaaattaataaagaagaacgtgattttgaattattaaatacatTACATGAaagattttattttatgttatctataatatgtataatgaagaatgataaaaatattaatgtaaGACAAACAgcatatactatatataaaaattttgtgaataaaaaattattacaagATATGTGttccattttattaaaaaaaataacacaaAATTTAtcttcaaaaaataattttaaacaaTTAATTAGTGCATTATCCTTAGGTGATTTAGTATATAAAACAGATGCACGCCAATTAGAATCTATTTTAGAACACATGGTAAATGAATTTAAAACAACAAAATTTATATCaattaaaaaaggaatatcTTTAGGattttatgaaatattttcaaaaaataaatatgataatttaattataaatcatatacataatattatacatatgataAAAGAATTAGCATGTCATCAAAATACATctgataaaattaaattattatcatcattattaaaaaatattgattCTTCAgtattgaaaaatattataaatgaaatatttgaTAATGTACTTGAAACACCAACGACAAGTATGAAATTTTTTACTTCGAAAcatcatattcattttaaaagtattaaaatattcttaCATGTACATACTGAACTAGTTTTAGATTTTATAATACATCATGTTTTTAAACCTCCTTATGATGCATGCAAACTAAAATTGTTATCCTATATTTCTTATGCTAAAACGCCTGTAAGTAAAAGTATATTtccaaaaattattaaaatatttattaatttaattttacacAATCTAAACAGATTGAAAGAAACACATGAAAttgatattaaaaattatgctTTCATTCTCTCGTCCTTtaaggaagaaaataaagaacaaTGTAAAGATGGACATGTAAAAGAAAGTATAAAGCAAAATATAAAGCAAAACACAAATGATTGTACATATAgcaatgataatattaatgattataaaataaataattctttaatatttaatgagAATGAAAAATGTCAAAACAATAAAAGTACAACAAAAAATTcactttataataatatcgaGCATTCTAATGTAACACAAAATAGGAGTGAACCATTCCATGAAATAGATATGGATATGAAAGATATAACAAAATGTTTAAAAGATTTtctaagaaatataaatgaaagaaatataGATGTATTTATTGAGGCCTTATTATCAGAACTGAAATTATATTCTAGTAAAAGTgatttatcatataatagtTTATGCAGAACATATGAATCCTTAAAATTAgaagatgataaaaaaaaagcacaAGAATCTgcagatatattaaaaagatattttattattcatgataaaaataacttAAATGAATTATCCTATTTGGAATATAAAGAAGAGAATGGAAAAATACGAGAGATCATTTTatctatttttaaatatttattagatataataaataatgaagatatatCTGTATTAGTATCAAATGAAAATTTGACACCTACAcaagataatattaataatatggataatataaataatatgaataaacaaaaaaatataataaaaaatataaataaaaaaaagaatatattatgtgtatataaaaaaatgtatttattaaatatacaaagaattgaaatgtatataaatgcTCTATCAAATTATACTTTTGtagatattaataaaaatgtccTTGAAATATcatctataatatatatatatctaatagaattaattaaaaaactAGAAGATAATTATAGTTATGCTATTATATTCcatgatattataaataaatattgtagTGATAATAATCTTAATGAGATAACAcatgataaatatgaaattGTAGGATTGAATTTATGTAAaccattattttcatctttaATGAATATGTTCACcaatgtaatattattatcaaataataCAGATGTTAAAATCAAAGCAATAgatattataagaaaattatttatatatacaaatattaatatttctaGACCATTTATGTTAAAGATATCAGGTATTCTCATACGTATCCTAActaataaatttattgaaCAAgccaaattttatatattttcaactTTTGaagtaataattaaaaaagcaAGTGATTATGTAAAACCACTGATACCACAATTACAAACATGTATTATAAAatcattaaataatgaaaatttaaaaaatcaaattattcatattttaaatattatatctgAGAAAAAATTATCTAGAGTTGATTTACTaataaatgatttattaaataatattaatgtacAAATAAATTTACAAATATCTATCACtatattaatgatattatcaaacatattaaataatggggatatcaatataaaaaatattttaattaaaattataaattgtGTTAAACCATTATTTAATCACACAAACAAAGATATATCCTTTCATtctacaaaaatatatatactattaatatttttacatataccaaaaaaaaaagaatatctTGAACCGATTTTATCcttcaaaaatattttagatACCACTTCATATTACTTTCTATTGCATATTAGTGAGATTAATAACGTTTATGATATtttaaagaaagaaaattttatagATACGTTTAAGGAGATATATTTGCATATGATAAAAGAGGAAGTGAATagtttacaaaatatatgttatcaaattttttataatttaacaaaatataattatgataataatgattgtttattatttttatatagtaTCATTAATCTCTTGAAATTACCTACATTTATAATGATATCTATTGAAATACAcagatattattttaaagccgtaaaaaatatttttaagaaaaGGAATGATATTTACAAAGAAAATGTTAAGAATTTTATGAGTATAATggataatatattgttagcattgtttaataatataccCGCCTTTAAATTACTG ggaGAAAGCTGTACAAAGTGTGTTTTAGAAATGAATGATGAAAATCAGTACAAGAATAAATTGGagtttttaaaagaaaacatGGAAAGTAAAAAGTTTAATCAATTActagaatatataaatcgtGTTTTGATTAAGAAGAGTAATGTTATATCGGATtctgattaa